A DNA window from Vibrio cidicii contains the following coding sequences:
- a CDS encoding L-alanine exporter AlaE, whose product MKSRAPFCIRHAAADTFAMVVFCFISGMIIEILISGMTFQQSLASRTLSIPVNIAIAWPYGVFRDWVLRQGAKVSTSGLMKNVSDLVAYVLFQSPVYAGILLAVGASTEQIVTAVTSNAVISCGMGVLYGYFLDMCRRWFKVPGYYQQA is encoded by the coding sequence ATGAAATCTCGTGCGCCATTTTGTATCCGTCATGCAGCAGCAGATACTTTTGCTATGGTGGTTTTTTGTTTTATCTCAGGGATGATTATCGAGATTCTGATTTCTGGAATGACTTTCCAGCAATCATTGGCATCACGAACGTTGTCGATTCCGGTCAACATCGCTATCGCTTGGCCTTATGGTGTGTTCCGCGACTGGGTATTACGTCAAGGCGCGAAAGTGTCGACTAGCGGACTGATGAAAAACGTCTCCGACTTGGTGGCGTATGTGCTGTTCCAATCCCCAGTTTACGCAGGCATTCTGCTTGCCGTGGGCGCATCGACAGAGCAGATCGTCACAGCCGTAACCAGTAACGCGGTGATCTCCTGTGGAATGGGCGTTCTGTATGGCTACTTCCTAGATATGTGTCGCCGTTGGTTTAAAGTGCCGGGTTACTATCAACAAGCGTAG